The following proteins are co-located in the Vibrio azureus genome:
- a CDS encoding phytanoyl-CoA dioxygenase family protein has translation MENYWLAKKKELKENGYTVIESLLPESLCDDSIDAICEFMQMDVHDRATWYKETPLNSSGSVPMHHHPAFWAVRQHPEIYRAFATLLEESNLWVTMDRAAVKVPCRYDLPQYGNDENKMHWDYDVRTLKAPCYQGLIYLVDTEKEQGAFGCIPKIYKKIVNKQIDDNSFFDRSEVNGLFLEDVYPFEDSEIERISAPKGSLIIFDSRLPHGNVCTHHTQPRFVQFITMYKADCKEHVPALLYQTKQQRIECYQQSRPPEWLRGWNGQLDPEPHSPYPLSDLGKKLVGIDSW, from the coding sequence ATGGAAAACTACTGGCTAGCAAAGAAAAAAGAGCTAAAAGAAAATGGTTACACGGTTATTGAATCGTTATTACCTGAAAGCTTATGTGATGATTCTATAGACGCTATTTGTGAATTCATGCAAATGGATGTTCATGATAGAGCAACTTGGTATAAGGAGACACCACTCAACAGCAGTGGCTCTGTTCCTATGCACCACCACCCCGCTTTTTGGGCCGTACGCCAGCATCCAGAAATATACCGTGCCTTTGCCACTTTACTTGAAGAAAGCAACCTCTGGGTCACCATGGATCGTGCCGCAGTTAAAGTGCCTTGTCGTTATGATCTACCACAATATGGTAACGACGAAAATAAAATGCATTGGGATTACGATGTCAGGACATTAAAAGCGCCATGCTACCAGGGGCTCATTTATCTCGTCGATACAGAAAAAGAACAAGGCGCGTTCGGCTGCATACCTAAGATCTATAAAAAAATCGTAAACAAGCAAATTGATGACAACTCTTTTTTCGATAGAAGTGAAGTTAATGGCTTATTTTTAGAGGATGTATATCCTTTTGAAGACAGTGAAATTGAGCGTATCTCAGCACCAAAAGGGAGCTTAATTATCTTTGATAGCCGATTGCCACACGGCAACGTCTGTACTCATCATACTCAGCCAAGATTTGTCCAATTTATCACGATGTATAAAGCGGACTGCAAAGAACATGTCCCAGCATTACTGTACCAAACGAAACAGCAAAGAATCGAGTGCTATCAACAGTCAAGGCCACCGGAGTGGCTCAGAGGTTGGAACGGTCAATTAGATCCAGAGCCACACTCACCTTATCCTTTATCTGATCTGGGTAAAAAATTAGTTGGTATAGATAGCTGGTGA